From the genome of Brevibacterium sp. JSBI002, one region includes:
- the recR gene encoding recombination mediator RecR, translating to MSAVYEGALQDLVEEFGKLPGIGPKSAQRLAFHILQTDSQDVNALAQALTDVKKRVRFCEICGNVSEEAECTVCQDPRRDRSMICVVEEPKDVVAIERTREYRGLYHVLGGAIDPMAGVGPDNLRIKELMTRLQDGEVKETVIATDPNLEGEATATYLVRLLGSLGVTVTRLASGLPVGGDLEYADEVTLGRAFSGRREID from the coding sequence ATGAGCGCTGTATACGAAGGTGCCCTCCAGGACTTGGTCGAAGAGTTCGGCAAGCTTCCGGGCATCGGGCCGAAATCGGCCCAGCGTCTGGCGTTCCACATCCTGCAGACGGACTCGCAGGATGTCAATGCGCTGGCACAGGCACTCACCGACGTGAAGAAGCGAGTGCGGTTCTGCGAGATCTGCGGAAACGTCTCCGAGGAAGCCGAATGCACGGTCTGTCAGGACCCGCGCCGCGATCGGTCGATGATCTGTGTGGTCGAAGAGCCCAAGGACGTCGTCGCGATCGAACGGACAAGAGAATACCGGGGCCTCTATCACGTCCTCGGCGGAGCCATCGACCCGATGGCCGGGGTCGGGCCCGATAACCTGCGGATCAAGGAGCTCATGACGCGTCTGCAGGACGGCGAGGTCAAGGAGACCGTCATCGCCACCGACCCGAACCTCGAGGGCGAAGCCACCGCCACCTACCTCGTCCGCCTGCTCGGATCACTCGGCGTGACCGTCACCCGCCTGGCCTCGGGGCTGCCCGTCGGCGGCGATCTCGAATACGCCGACGAAGTCACCCTCGGTCGGGCCTTCTCCGGTCGTCGCGAAATCGACTGA
- a CDS encoding metal ABC transporter solute-binding protein, Zn/Mn family, whose amino-acid sequence MTSSRILLTSAAIASSATLVLSGCGGQASEADTGALRVVTSTNVYADIVSQVAGDFAEVTPIIDDPNQDPHSYEATTQDRLKLSKADLVVQNGGGYDAFMTGMLDASGAEVDIIDTVSISGLPGSEGLGNEPHNHDHGDAHDDEEAHGGGHAHEGEEAHDHEHADEGHDEGHDEEGHEGHDHGSFNEHLWYSVPTMTKLVDEAATHLGEALPEHQGEFEENAKEYKAELTALQDDIDAVKKEHGGEKVAATEPIPLWLFDDMGLENVTSMEFLAAVEEGNDVPPLVLKAAEKQISDGDAVLLGYNTQAAGPQAEALKSTAEDSDVPVVDLAETMPSGTHYADWMGGYITEISTALEGHKH is encoded by the coding sequence ATGACCTCCTCGCGCATTCTTCTCACCTCCGCTGCCATCGCCTCCTCGGCGACGTTGGTCCTCAGCGGCTGCGGGGGTCAGGCCTCCGAAGCCGACACTGGAGCTCTGCGCGTAGTGACCTCGACGAACGTCTACGCCGACATCGTCTCTCAAGTAGCCGGTGATTTCGCCGAGGTGACCCCGATCATCGATGATCCGAACCAGGATCCGCACTCCTACGAGGCAACCACGCAGGACCGTCTCAAACTGTCGAAGGCCGACCTCGTGGTTCAGAACGGCGGCGGCTACGACGCATTCATGACCGGAATGCTTGATGCCTCCGGTGCCGAAGTCGACATCATCGATACCGTTTCGATCTCCGGCCTGCCCGGTTCGGAAGGTCTCGGCAACGAACCGCACAACCATGATCACGGCGACGCCCATGACGACGAGGAGGCCCACGGCGGTGGGCACGCTCACGAGGGTGAGGAGGCACATGATCACGAACATGCCGATGAAGGCCACGATGAGGGCCACGATGAAGAGGGCCACGAAGGTCATGATCACGGATCATTCAACGAACACCTGTGGTACTCGGTCCCGACGATGACGAAGCTCGTCGACGAGGCGGCGACCCACCTCGGCGAGGCCCTGCCGGAACATCAGGGCGAGTTCGAGGAGAATGCGAAAGAGTACAAGGCGGAGCTGACCGCGCTGCAGGACGATATCGATGCGGTGAAGAAGGAACACGGCGGCGAGAAGGTCGCCGCGACCGAACCGATCCCTCTGTGGCTGTTCGACGATATGGGGCTCGAGAACGTCACCTCGATGGAGTTCCTCGCCGCGGTCGAAGAGGGCAATGATGTGCCGCCGCTGGTGCTCAAGGCCGCGGAGAAGCAGATCTCCGATGGAGATGCCGTGCTGCTTGGATACAATACTCAAGCGGCAGGTCCGCAGGCAGAGGCCTTGAAGTCCACCGCTGAGGACTCCGACGTCCCGGTCGTCGACCTCGCCGAGACCATGCCTTCGGGAACACACTATGCCGATTGGATGGGCGGCTACATCACCGAAATCTCAACCGCACTCGAAGGGCACAAGCACTGA
- a CDS encoding helix-turn-helix domain-containing protein, with translation MVEEFDSSRVICHLDSLLTRRDMSLTELSKRVGVSLANLSVLKNNRAKAVRYSTLIALCEVLDCQPGDLFTVERRSG, from the coding sequence ATGGTCGAGGAATTCGACTCATCCCGGGTCATCTGCCACCTCGACAGTCTGCTGACCCGGCGAGACATGAGCCTGACCGAACTGTCCAAACGCGTCGGGGTCTCGCTCGCGAACCTCTCCGTGCTCAAGAACAACAGAGCGAAGGCCGTGCGCTACTCCACTCTCATCGCTCTGTGCGAGGTCCTCGACTGTCAGCCCGGTGACCTCTTCACCGTGGAGCGACGGTCGGGCTGA
- a CDS encoding aspartate-semialdehyde dehydrogenase has product MSVNIGVVGATGQVGGVMLDLLADDPGFEIGSLRLFASARSAGKTIDFKGQPITVEDAAEADPSGLDIALFSAGGATSKAQAERFAAAGAIVVDNSSAWRSDPEVPLVVSEVNPDALDEPPKGIIANPNCTTMAAMPVLKALHDKAGLSRLIVATYQAVSGSGLSGVEELAGQLEAGLPDARRLTTDGNAVSLPEPDNYVEPIAFNVLPMAGSVVDDGQNETDEEKKLRNESRKILGLPDLLVAGTCVRVPVFTGHSLSIHAEFDSDISPEQATEILSQAPGVALDEVPTPLKAAGRNDSYVGRIRADQSAPAGKGLVLFVSNDNLRKGAALNTVQIAALLAKKLEAKAA; this is encoded by the coding sequence ATGAGCGTCAATATCGGAGTAGTCGGTGCGACCGGCCAGGTCGGCGGAGTCATGCTCGACCTGCTGGCCGACGATCCCGGGTTCGAGATCGGGTCCCTGAGGCTCTTCGCCTCGGCCCGTTCGGCCGGGAAGACGATCGACTTCAAGGGTCAGCCGATCACCGTCGAAGATGCCGCCGAGGCGGATCCGAGCGGACTCGATATCGCCCTGTTCTCCGCTGGTGGGGCGACGTCGAAGGCACAGGCCGAGCGTTTCGCCGCGGCTGGTGCCATCGTCGTCGACAACTCCTCGGCGTGGCGTTCGGACCCGGAGGTTCCGCTCGTCGTCAGTGAGGTCAACCCGGATGCCCTTGATGAGCCGCCCAAGGGCATCATCGCGAACCCGAACTGCACGACCATGGCCGCCATGCCCGTGCTCAAGGCTCTCCATGACAAGGCCGGACTGAGCCGTCTCATCGTGGCCACCTACCAGGCAGTGTCCGGTTCGGGTCTGTCCGGGGTCGAGGAGCTCGCCGGTCAGCTCGAAGCCGGTCTGCCCGATGCGCGCAGGCTCACCACCGACGGAAACGCGGTGAGCCTGCCGGAGCCTGACAACTACGTCGAACCGATTGCGTTCAACGTCCTGCCGATGGCCGGATCGGTCGTCGACGACGGGCAGAACGAAACCGATGAAGAGAAGAAGCTGCGCAACGAGAGCCGGAAGATCCTCGGCCTGCCCGACCTGCTGGTCGCCGGCACCTGCGTGCGCGTGCCAGTCTTCACCGGACACAGCTTGAGCATCCACGCCGAATTCGACTCCGATATCAGCCCCGAGCAGGCCACCGAGATCCTGTCGCAGGCTCCCGGAGTCGCCCTCGACGAGGTCCCGACCCCGCTCAAGGCCGCGGGTCGGAATGACAGCTACGTCGGCCGCATCCGCGCCGACCAGTCGGCACCGGCAGGCAAGGGGCTCGTCCTCTTCGTCTCCAACGACAACCTGCGCAAGGGTGCGGCACTGAACACCGTGCAGATCGCCGCCCTGCTGGCCAAGAAGCTCGAGGCGAAGGCCGCCTGA
- a CDS encoding DUF4178 domain-containing protein, which yields MPTELLIAVLVFIIVVLVTVLVIRSRANKARKQEQTQQPTTPRDPFAADQNTGGDPETIKAGDLLEFGNEKFFVRGTLRISEGGYDWAEHFFQADASATRMWLSVERDPDVQVARWRDRPDLDIEPKARTITIDGTDYDLVEHGTASYRSEGTTGLNEKGGVDYVDYESGDGRLLAFERFDHGRWEVSTGETIPTGSFTIYSGS from the coding sequence GTGCCAACAGAACTCCTCATCGCCGTCCTCGTCTTCATCATCGTCGTCCTCGTTACCGTGCTCGTCATCCGCTCTCGCGCCAACAAGGCCCGCAAGCAGGAGCAGACACAGCAGCCGACCACCCCGCGCGATCCCTTCGCCGCCGACCAGAACACCGGCGGTGACCCCGAGACCATCAAGGCCGGCGATCTCCTCGAATTCGGCAACGAGAAGTTCTTCGTCCGCGGCACACTGCGGATCTCCGAGGGCGGCTACGACTGGGCCGAGCACTTCTTCCAGGCCGACGCCTCGGCGACCCGCATGTGGCTGAGCGTCGAACGCGATCCCGACGTGCAGGTCGCCCGCTGGCGCGACCGCCCCGACCTCGACATCGAACCGAAGGCCCGGACCATCACCATCGACGGCACCGACTACGACCTCGTCGAGCACGGCACCGCCTCCTACCGGTCCGAAGGCACCACGGGGCTGAACGAGAAGGGCGGGGTCGACTATGTCGACTACGAATCCGGCGACGGCCGTCTGCTCGCCTTCGAACGCTTCGACCACGGACGTTGGGAAGTGAGCACGGGAGAGACCATCCCGACCGGTTCCTTCACCATCTACTCCGGCAGCTGA
- a CDS encoding aspartate kinase has product MSIVVQKFGGSSVADAESVKRVAKRIVEYRQAGHEVVVVVSAMGDSTDDLIDLAQQVSPMPPARELDMLLTAGERISMAVLAMAIANLGFEAQSFTGSQAGVITDEQFGKARIIDVTPGRIRSSLDEGYVAIVAGFQGVSQTAKNITTLGRGGSDTTAVALAASLDADVCEIYTDVDGVFTADPRIVPSARKIDEIGYEEMMEMAASGAKVLMLRCVEYARRYNVPVHVRSSFSRNQGTWVTDSPIPEAFRQGRGSSTPAAEPETESTMEQAIISGVAHDRSEAKVTIVGVPDVPGKAAEIFKTLAKQEANIDMIVQNISTREPGKTDISFTLPMDDGAKALEALDGVKAEIGFDQVRYDDQIGKLSVVGAGMRSHPGVTATLFEALSEAQVNIDMISTSEIRISVVTRADLLDDAVRAAHAAYGLDSEDNEAVVYGGTGR; this is encoded by the coding sequence GTGAGCATAGTCGTCCAGAAGTTCGGTGGGTCCTCGGTAGCCGATGCGGAATCGGTCAAGCGGGTGGCCAAACGAATTGTCGAGTACCGTCAAGCCGGCCACGAAGTAGTTGTCGTGGTGTCGGCCATGGGTGACAGTACCGATGATCTCATCGACTTGGCCCAACAGGTTTCCCCCATGCCCCCTGCCCGCGAACTCGATATGCTGCTGACCGCCGGTGAGCGCATCTCGATGGCGGTGCTGGCCATGGCGATCGCCAACCTCGGCTTCGAAGCCCAGTCCTTCACCGGTTCCCAGGCCGGAGTCATCACCGATGAGCAGTTCGGCAAGGCCCGAATCATCGACGTCACCCCCGGCCGCATCCGGTCCTCTCTCGACGAGGGATACGTTGCCATCGTCGCAGGATTCCAGGGCGTCAGCCAGACTGCGAAGAACATCACCACACTCGGCCGCGGCGGCTCCGACACCACCGCTGTGGCACTGGCCGCGTCGCTCGACGCCGATGTGTGTGAGATCTACACCGACGTCGACGGCGTCTTCACCGCCGACCCGCGGATCGTGCCCTCGGCACGCAAGATCGATGAGATCGGCTACGAAGAGATGATGGAGATGGCCGCCTCGGGCGCCAAGGTCCTCATGCTCCGCTGCGTCGAATACGCCCGCCGTTACAACGTGCCGGTGCACGTGCGGTCCTCATTCTCTCGCAACCAAGGAACCTGGGTGACCGATTCACCCATCCCCGAAGCCTTCCGCCAGGGCCGGGGATCATCGACCCCGGCAGCGGAACCAGAAACGGAGTCCACCATGGAACAGGCAATCATCTCCGGCGTCGCCCACGACCGCTCGGAAGCCAAGGTCACGATCGTCGGTGTTCCCGATGTCCCCGGCAAGGCCGCTGAGATCTTCAAGACTCTGGCCAAGCAGGAAGCCAATATCGACATGATCGTCCAGAACATCTCCACCCGCGAGCCGGGGAAGACGGACATCTCATTCACCCTGCCCATGGACGACGGGGCCAAGGCGCTTGAGGCCCTCGACGGTGTGAAGGCAGAGATCGGCTTCGACCAGGTCCGCTACGATGACCAGATCGGCAAGCTCTCCGTCGTCGGCGCCGGAATGCGCTCCCACCCGGGCGTGACCGCGACCCTCTTCGAGGCGCTCAGCGAAGCCCAGGTCAATATCGACATGATCTCCACCTCGGAGATCCGTATCAGCGTCGTCACCCGAGCAGACCTGCTCGACGACGCGGTCCGTGCCGCTCATGCCGCCTACGGACTCGACAGTGAAGACAACGAAGCAGTGGTGTACGGAGGTACCGGACGATGA
- a CDS encoding GNAT family N-acetyltransferase: MSEIQITRIAADDESALLTWNDVMRTAYTEGRTAAWWRSAETTLTQFAHPRPGGQDIALVGRLGEEIIGGVEISLSPETPTDIELGVLSAHRRQGVGTALAEAAAQFLDDGDDSSEIVQTETYCPAGVAFAQAHGMSIGNEEHRLLLDLPAYLDADANRYKDSGASTVVPVVREDPDFSVTSWIGACPEEVLESWTQLRVQMDEDVPVGFLTRSATHASTAAIRSHEERMEEQGWTLVSSMAHVGELAVGYTEIMVSSHDPQIVIQEDTLVDRAFRGRGIGRALKVANLRQLPAVAATASAKWVQTYTATGNEPMLALNRDLGFFIADTMTALEKKSDHSRA; encoded by the coding sequence ATGTCTGAGATTCAGATCACGCGCATCGCCGCCGACGATGAATCTGCGCTGCTGACGTGGAACGACGTCATGCGCACCGCTTACACCGAGGGCCGCACCGCCGCCTGGTGGCGCAGCGCCGAGACGACGCTGACCCAATTCGCCCACCCGCGTCCGGGAGGGCAGGACATCGCCCTGGTGGGCCGCCTCGGCGAGGAGATCATCGGCGGCGTCGAGATCAGTCTCTCCCCCGAAACTCCGACCGATATCGAACTCGGCGTCCTCTCGGCTCACCGTCGGCAGGGTGTCGGCACTGCCCTCGCCGAGGCGGCCGCACAGTTCCTCGATGATGGTGACGATTCCTCGGAGATCGTGCAGACCGAAACCTACTGCCCGGCCGGGGTCGCCTTCGCGCAGGCGCACGGGATGAGCATCGGCAACGAAGAGCACCGACTGCTGCTCGACCTGCCCGCCTACCTGGACGCCGATGCGAATCGGTACAAGGATTCGGGGGCGTCGACGGTTGTGCCGGTGGTCAGGGAGGACCCGGACTTCTCGGTCACCTCATGGATCGGAGCCTGCCCCGAGGAGGTGCTGGAATCCTGGACCCAACTGCGTGTGCAGATGGATGAGGACGTGCCCGTCGGTTTCCTCACCCGCTCCGCCACTCATGCCAGCACTGCGGCGATCCGCAGCCATGAGGAGCGGATGGAAGAGCAGGGCTGGACCTTGGTCAGCTCGATGGCGCACGTGGGCGAACTCGCCGTCGGCTACACGGAGATCATGGTCTCGTCCCATGATCCGCAGATCGTCATCCAGGAGGACACGCTCGTCGACCGTGCCTTTCGAGGCCGCGGGATCGGTCGGGCCCTCAAGGTCGCGAACCTGCGTCAGCTGCCCGCGGTTGCGGCGACCGCCTCGGCGAAATGGGTGCAGACGTACACGGCGACGGGCAACGAACCGATGCTCGCACTCAACCGCGACCTCGGGTTCTTCATCGCCGATACGATGACCGCTCTGGAGAAGAAGTCCGATCACAGCCGCGCGTGA
- a CDS encoding DUF1707 domain-containing protein, whose translation MSSVTPSPDENDPAKTFRIGHKERDEAIEVLREAAGDGRITVDELDERMEKVQSAKFPIDLDEVLADLTTELPSDRFRPASAIAPAPARSLTVTGHDRFDPLVIKAGWESEVRRARWAVPPYIRCEPSMSNIELNFLEVETDLEVIEVEIVAGMGAVTVVVPADWAVNVDQLSKTWGSVKSVVDAVPTGRRPLVRVGGSIGMGSFKARFANYFDRRRMAK comes from the coding sequence ATGAGCTCAGTCACCCCCTCCCCCGACGAGAACGACCCCGCTAAGACCTTCCGCATCGGCCACAAAGAGCGCGACGAGGCGATCGAGGTCCTGCGCGAAGCCGCCGGAGACGGTCGGATCACGGTCGACGAGCTCGACGAACGGATGGAGAAGGTCCAATCCGCGAAGTTCCCCATCGACCTCGACGAGGTGCTCGCCGACCTCACCACCGAGCTGCCCTCCGATCGCTTCCGCCCCGCCTCGGCGATCGCCCCCGCCCCTGCCCGCTCGCTGACGGTCACGGGCCATGACCGCTTCGATCCGCTCGTCATCAAGGCCGGTTGGGAGTCCGAGGTCCGCCGTGCCAGGTGGGCGGTCCCGCCGTATATCCGCTGCGAACCCTCGATGTCGAACATCGAACTGAACTTCCTCGAGGTCGAGACCGATCTCGAAGTCATCGAGGTCGAGATCGTCGCCGGAATGGGCGCCGTCACCGTCGTCGTCCCTGCCGACTGGGCCGTCAACGTCGACCAGCTTTCGAAGACCTGGGGCAGCGTGAAATCCGTCGTCGATGCGGTTCCGACCGGCCGCCGACCCCTCGTGCGCGTGGGCGGATCGATCGGCATGGGCTCGTTCAAAGCTCGCTTTGCGAACTACTTCGACCGTCGGCGCATGGCGAAATGA
- a CDS encoding DNA polymerase III subunit gamma and tau gives MSTALYRRYRPETFDEVIGQEHVTDPLKAAIERGRINHAYLFSGPRGCGKTTSARILARCLNCEQGPTPVPCGECPSCLDLANGGPGSLDVVEIDAASHNGVDDARDLRERAVYAPARDRYKVFILDEAHMVTSQGFNALLKIVEEPPPHIKFIFATTEPEKVIGTIRSRTHHYPFRLVPPEALGNYLEELCAREGVQVAKGVLPLVVRAGGGSVRDTLSVLDQLIAGAGPDGVDYGRAVALLGYTPDSLLSDIVDAFSAGDGAGVYRAVERVIESGQDPRRFVEDLLERFRDLIVINAAPEAAHAFLPEVPPDRLERLTLQANGFGQGELSRAADLLNVGLTEMSGATSPRLQLELICARILLPGSGRSRDAVLSRMERMERRIGMSATGVAANVPSAQAVQDQGASQAPVQGQAPAADQGQSGGRPSAGDTSAGAPGRGAGAPAANTLSGQTQSTAHDDFDDIAAMAAAAESMLNAPVAQPGQQPEQGQQRQSDRQGSQGQAEPEQAPPSGPQSQTANAGPQQQSAVDPRSAADGQPAQEQQPSPDSPPEPAAEASGAPQNESQSVQENQHSQNSADASAPSSAPDSESHKQPQRQSAPAPAAAAAAAAPTGPGSAAAAPAGPGDGPQQSEQAAAPEATSVAGSGDIGGEIEAIRRAWPSILASVEKRSRLTRAIIAANAIPQSFSDGVVYLGFNNAGSVQGFQQRDHAAKLAAAINDVLGIQARIDVGDVGRIGGGSAGAGNQGKGSSAPPMNDSGGNHGPAPSQRRPSPQEVAAVVGTREVDKPQVDHEKFWEPSGPTQGPWSSDDEEGEQPGPPTEPTPQDDLDEPADQAEEGSADSGPKSSAAQVPASDSSVSEGSDWNAPEPRSVPDRDSFEPAVPDVVVPDLSDDDFFGGPTDAGTDSTDPANAPADDFNHPASLHQQGSASAGSSGFADDSPMEYVEPRWEEPNWNDGLSPIDTSPVDAASTGTASADVDETSAGSGAVDVGAVVVPPPDDDLDYPDLGDTPSDFGGGAFDQQAPAVQSPPAHGGEAKPFKSRFAALAEKHGATTTPPAGHGYGSAPQASPAGETAPGAASAPGSNPNPQRTGSDEDEYDPETDLDVSEAPQMGVDVIARVLGGEIIDEREV, from the coding sequence GTGTCCACCGCACTGTACAGAAGATACCGCCCAGAGACCTTCGACGAGGTCATCGGTCAAGAGCATGTGACCGATCCGCTGAAGGCCGCCATCGAACGTGGCCGCATCAACCATGCCTACCTGTTCTCCGGCCCGCGCGGGTGCGGCAAGACCACCTCGGCGCGGATCCTGGCCCGGTGCCTCAACTGCGAACAGGGACCGACCCCGGTGCCGTGCGGGGAATGCCCGAGCTGTCTGGACCTAGCGAACGGCGGACCCGGTTCGCTCGACGTCGTCGAGATCGACGCGGCCAGCCACAACGGCGTCGATGATGCCCGTGACCTGCGTGAACGTGCCGTCTATGCGCCCGCGCGCGATCGGTACAAGGTGTTCATCCTCGATGAGGCGCACATGGTCACCTCGCAGGGCTTCAACGCTCTGCTCAAGATCGTCGAAGAGCCGCCTCCGCACATCAAGTTCATCTTCGCCACGACCGAACCCGAGAAGGTCATCGGCACGATCCGGTCGCGGACCCACCACTATCCGTTCCGGCTGGTGCCGCCGGAGGCCCTGGGCAACTACCTCGAGGAGCTGTGCGCTCGTGAGGGTGTGCAGGTGGCCAAGGGCGTGCTGCCGCTGGTCGTCCGCGCCGGCGGGGGATCGGTGCGTGACACGCTGTCGGTCCTCGACCAGCTCATCGCCGGGGCTGGGCCGGACGGCGTCGACTACGGCAGGGCCGTCGCGCTGCTCGGCTACACGCCGGACTCGCTGCTGTCCGACATCGTCGATGCGTTCTCCGCCGGTGACGGTGCCGGGGTGTACCGCGCGGTGGAGCGGGTCATCGAATCCGGTCAGGACCCGAGGCGCTTCGTCGAAGATCTGCTCGAGCGCTTCCGGGATCTCATCGTCATCAACGCCGCCCCCGAGGCGGCCCATGCCTTCCTGCCCGAAGTGCCGCCGGACCGCCTGGAGAGGCTGACTCTGCAGGCCAACGGATTCGGACAGGGTGAGCTCTCCCGTGCCGCGGACCTGCTGAATGTGGGCCTGACGGAGATGTCGGGTGCCACCTCGCCGCGGCTGCAGCTCGAACTCATCTGTGCCCGGATTCTGCTGCCCGGTTCCGGCCGCAGCCGGGATGCTGTGCTCAGCCGCATGGAGCGGATGGAGCGTCGCATCGGCATGTCGGCCACCGGCGTGGCAGCGAACGTGCCGTCGGCGCAGGCAGTCCAGGATCAGGGTGCTTCGCAGGCCCCTGTGCAGGGCCAGGCGCCTGCTGCCGATCAGGGTCAGTCGGGCGGTCGGCCGTCGGCAGGTGACACGTCTGCTGGTGCGCCGGGCCGCGGAGCCGGAGCACCGGCTGCGAACACGCTCTCCGGACAGACCCAGAGCACAGCTCACGACGACTTCGACGACATCGCAGCTATGGCCGCGGCCGCCGAATCGATGCTCAACGCACCGGTGGCACAGCCGGGGCAGCAGCCTGAGCAGGGGCAGCAGCGTCAATCAGATCGGCAGGGGTCGCAAGGGCAGGCCGAGCCGGAGCAGGCACCGCCGTCCGGACCTCAATCTCAGACCGCGAACGCTGGTCCGCAGCAGCAGTCTGCTGTGGATCCCCGGAGCGCAGCTGACGGCCAGCCGGCGCAGGAACAGCAGCCATCTCCCGATTCGCCGCCCGAGCCTGCGGCCGAAGCGTCGGGCGCGCCGCAGAATGAGTCGCAATCTGTGCAGGAGAATCAGCACAGCCAGAACTCTGCCGATGCCTCCGCACCCAGTTCCGCACCGGACTCCGAGTCGCACAAACAGCCTCAGCGTCAGTCGGCTCCTGCTCCTGCGGCTGCGGCTGCGGCTGCGGCACCGACGGGACCAGGATCTGCGGCTGCGGCACCAGCCGGACCTGGCGATGGCCCGCAACAGTCCGAGCAGGCAGCGGCACCGGAAGCGACATCGGTGGCGGGATCCGGCGACATCGGCGGTGAGATCGAAGCGATCCGCCGCGCTTGGCCGAGCATCCTTGCCTCGGTGGAGAAGCGCAGCCGTCTGACACGAGCGATCATCGCGGCCAATGCGATCCCGCAGTCGTTCTCCGACGGAGTCGTCTACCTCGGCTTCAACAATGCCGGATCAGTACAGGGATTCCAGCAGCGCGACCATGCGGCCAAACTCGCAGCGGCGATCAACGACGTCCTCGGCATCCAGGCTCGTATCGACGTCGGTGATGTCGGCCGGATCGGCGGAGGAAGTGCCGGTGCTGGCAATCAGGGCAAGGGCTCCTCGGCCCCGCCCATGAATGACTCCGGCGGCAATCACGGACCTGCGCCGAGCCAGCGCCGCCCGAGTCCACAGGAAGTCGCCGCAGTCGTCGGTACCCGTGAAGTCGACAAACCACAGGTCGACCACGAGAAGTTCTGGGAACCCAGCGGTCCCACACAGGGTCCCTGGTCCTCCGACGACGAGGAGGGGGAACAGCCGGGCCCACCGACTGAACCCACACCACAGGACGACCTCGATGAACCGGCCGATCAGGCAGAAGAGGGCTCGGCCGATTCTGGTCCGAAATCCTCGGCCGCTCAGGTTCCCGCTTCGGACTCGTCCGTCTCTGAAGGATCAGATTGGAACGCTCCTGAGCCGAGGAGCGTTCCTGACCGCGATTCTTTTGAACCAGCCGTCCCGGACGTCGTTGTGCCAGACTTGTCCGACGATGACTTCTTCGGTGGGCCGACAGATGCCGGAACCGATTCGACCGACCCCGCAAACGCACCGGCCGACGACTTCAATCATCCTGCCTCTTTACATCAGCAAGGATCAGCGTCTGCGGGTTCGTCCGGCTTCGCCGACGATTCGCCGATGGAGTACGTCGAACCGCGGTGGGAAGAGCCGAATTGGAATGACGGTCTCTCACCGATCGACACCTCGCCGGTCGATGCGGCATCGACAGGCACAGCCTCGGCCGACGTCGACGAGACGAGCGCCGGCAGCGGAGCTGTCGACGTCGGAGCTGTCGTCGTGCCGCCGCCCGATGACGATCTCGACTATCCCGATCTCGGCGACACCCCGAGCGACTTCGGGGGAGGAGCCTTCGACCAGCAGGCACCTGCCGTGCAGTCGCCGCCGGCCCATGGGGGAGAGGCGAAACCATTCAAATCGCGCTTCGCCGCACTCGCCGAAAAGCACGGTGCCACCACCACTCCGCCTGCCGGACACGGTTACGGATCTGCTCCGCAGGCCAGCCCAGCTGGCGAGACCGCACCGGGGGCCGCCTCGGCGCCGGGATCGAATCCCAACCCGCAGCGGACGGGATCGGACGAGGACGAGTATGATCCGGAAACGGACCTCGACGTCTCCGAAGCGCCGCAGATGGGCGTCGATGTGATCGCACGGGTCCTCGGCGGCGAAATCATTGACGAAAGAGAAGTATGA
- a CDS encoding DUF2975 domain-containing protein: MSPTEEQQPHDEPQKRKAFGTGYELWIGLAVGFYVIYAVTDLVTRMIRSEVAVAVDFSDGAPSLLDAGNGAASLSGLTEIVVPMSDVSTGAVVLVTIVEVTLILTVLAAAISLVPVIRDIAAGTPFTPRASRAFAAFEWIVAIGWILHFIAKVPGGNWISADIGIADEVGPVITVVHAFFVLGVVGGAELLRRCFRSGREAQEELEGLV; this comes from the coding sequence ATGTCACCGACAGAGGAACAGCAGCCGCACGACGAACCTCAGAAGCGCAAGGCGTTCGGAACAGGTTACGAACTATGGATCGGTTTGGCGGTCGGCTTCTACGTCATCTATGCCGTCACTGATCTCGTCACGCGAATGATCCGCTCCGAAGTGGCGGTGGCGGTGGACTTCTCCGACGGCGCACCCTCCTTGCTCGATGCCGGGAACGGAGCGGCATCCCTGTCCGGACTCACCGAGATCGTCGTTCCGATGTCCGACGTCTCGACCGGGGCGGTTGTGCTGGTGACCATCGTCGAAGTCACTCTTATCCTCACCGTGTTGGCGGCCGCGATCTCCTTGGTGCCTGTCATCCGTGACATCGCGGCGGGAACACCCTTCACGCCCCGGGCATCCCGCGCCTTCGCGGCGTTCGAGTGGATCGTGGCGATCGGGTGGATTCTCCACTTCATCGCCAAGGTTCCCGGCGGCAACTGGATCTCCGCCGATATCGGTATCGCTGATGAAGTCGGGCCGGTAATCACCGTCGTTCACGCATTCTTCGTTCTCGGGGTCGTCGGCGGCGCCGAACTGCTGCGGCGGTGCTTCAGATCAGGACGCGAAGCTCAAGAAGAGCTCGAAGGGCTCGTGTGA